The following proteins are co-located in the Doryrhamphus excisus isolate RoL2022-K1 chromosome 3, RoL_Dexc_1.0, whole genome shotgun sequence genome:
- the LOC131125924 gene encoding uncharacterized protein LOC131125924, with the protein MLLVNRLLCVFVLVCAAVVSLVMCSRPARASPVRVQAVKRPLYSAYSSYLLPSPGRQSKQEALNLNSKPETSGPTDGFFSSVSQYRGQSQNMYPAFIRKQAPLIASQHSYQSSKNPTEDTYEDGSRRAQSGGRTVWQTLSRVSFQTGRYTTSSLPVPGGHYSDPKDTEELASSGSQTDTWRPKKVHSFLFKNLQPSFVAQTLGTDPAMANRRPDKGVRLYRPSLEQSNSNEEHVALLAPIQHISGVGTGTPLQSVLPPVAHFQRSNATGGKTSSSSIAVPNRSISSSKGVFKHSHWATSMAFPSFSPANKGQRHTFKITNVYPLLSSKYSFSQRRVTPVPVPRNTTDPPSVSGSQQAKNQDHRFLRDYKKKQGLKTLGFPPLSTFKPADVAKVASSYKSVVQQIFDGLEENLSQLRHPNISKTPNPKEQNETNRKEMQIENQKAALSSALSRVVASAYITPAGGATVADKTARLRPNGTLGKPVERKARLLGSFTSNTVRGIRVGANYTKHSNIPIVQNSPIVRRPKKPGYASGTVSLESITPTTQTSTTELALSHDGPLATSSWLFEGVMHSRDNTSQETTVGPNKEKEGDIKTWPPFNNTKLFNVSDSLEAESEAREEDLLQLHYLRISTKNISFKSMYDLEK; encoded by the exons ATGCTACTTGTCAACAG ACTCCTGTGTGTCTTTGTGCTGGTCTGTGCAGCTGTTGTGTCGCTGGTCATGTGCTCACGTCCTGCAAGAG CCAGTCCAGTGAGAGTCCAagcagtgaagcggccactgtATTCTGCATACAGCTCGTATCTGTTGCCCTCTCCTGGACGTCAATCAAAACAGGAAGCTTTGAATCTAAATTCCAAACCAGAGACGTCAGGACCGACAGACGGCTTTTTCTCCAGTGTCTCCCAATATAGAGGACAAAGCCAAAATATGTACCCAGCCTTCATCCGGAAACAAGCTCCTTTAATAGCAAGTCAGCATTCATATCAGAGCTCCAAGAACCCTACAGAAGATACATATGAAGATGGAAGCAGAAGAGCTCAATCAGGAGGTAGAACCGTGTGGCAAACATTATCCCGTGTTTCGTTCCAGACTGGCCGCTATACGACTAGTTCACTGCCAGTACCAGGAGGGCATTACAGTGACCCCAAGGACACGGAGGAGCTCGCATCCAGTGGCAGTCAAACTGATACTTGGAGACCTAAGAAGGTCCACTCGTTTCTCTTCAAAAACTTGCAGCCATCTTTCGTTGCACAGACGCTTGGTACAGATCCAGCGATGGCTAATAGACGGCCAGATAAAGGAGTTAGACTGTACAGACCATCTTTAGAACAATCAAACAGTAACGAAGAGCATGTTGCACTTTTAGCTCCAATTCAGCACATCTCTGGAGTTGGCACAGGCACACCGCTGCAAAGTGTTCTACCTCCTGTTGCACATTTCCAGAGGAGCAACGCCACCGGCGGCAAGACATCATCCAGCTCCATTGCTGTGCCAAACAGAAGTATCTCCAGCTCGAAAGGGGTTTTTAAACATTCTCACTGGGCGACGTCGATGGCCTTTCCCAGCTTCTCTCCAGCCAATAAAGGACAGCGCCATACATTCAAAATAACCAATGTTTATCCCTTGTTGTCATCAAAATATAGTTTCAGCCAGAGAAGAGTCACTCCAGTGCCAGTGCCACGGAACACCACGGACCCTCCATCTGTATCTGGGTCCCAGCAAGCCAAAAACCAGGATCACAGATTCCTCAGAGACTACAAAAAGAAACAGGGCTTGAAAACATTGGGCTTTCCACCATTGAGCACTTTTAAACCAGCAGATGTCGCCAAAGTCGCATCATCGTACAAGTCTGTCGTTCAGCAGATTTTTGACGGTTTAGAAGAGAACCTCTCTCAGCTGAGGCATCCTAATATAAGCAAAACTCCAAACCCTAAGGAGCAAAATGAAACCAACAGGAAGGAAATGCAAATTGAAAACCAAAAAGCAGCATTGTCATCCGCACTGAGTCGTGTGGTCGCATCAGCTTATATCACACCGGCAGGGGGCGCCACAGTCGCTGATAAGACAGCAAGATTGAGGCCAAACGGCACATTAGGGAAGCCTGTTGAGAGGAAAGCCAGGCTCCTCGGCTCCTTCACCAGCAACACAGTGAGAGGCATACGCGTCGGCGCAAACTACACTAAACATTCCAACATACCAATTGTCCAGAACTCACCCATTGTGAGACGACCCAAGAAGCCTGGTTACGCTAGTGGGACTGTCTCATTGGAATCAATCACACCAACAACCCAAACATCCACCACCGAACTTGCGTTAAGTCATGATGGACCCCTGGCTACCAGCTCCTGGCTGTTTGAGGGCGTGATGCACAGCAGGGACAACACAAGTCAGGAAACAACTGTTGGTCCAAACAAGGAGAAAGAGGGCGACAttaaaacatggccgccatttaACAACACAAAGCTGTTTAATGTGTCTGATAGTTTGGAGGCTGAAAGTGAGGCTCGGGAGGAGGATTTGTTGCAACTCCATTATCTCCGAATTTCAACCAAGAACATCTCCTTCAAATCGATGTACGACCTGGAGAAATGA